A single Sporosarcina sp. FSL W8-0480 DNA region contains:
- a CDS encoding DUF3048 domain-containing protein produces the protein MKGKMRGWLLGMAILLLLLSACSKDEKVGAEEKNPEPSESDEVEEVVEETDEEDDMNGLLRFQSPFTGVLTEEENWARPVLATINNHPAARPQSGISEADVVYEFLAEGNMTRFLALFQSELPETVGPIRSARDYFVYLAKGMDAFYVAHGYSPDAQKLLASRYVDHVNGMQYDGTLFKRSSDRKAPHNSYISGENIQSAMEKTNSSTEIDKVPEFSFHDSVEDARVGDIATMIDIRFSSDKNFISTFSYDPENATYDRMVNGIKTIDKLNDTPVGVSNVLVLEAAHRTIDSVGRLAIDIESGGKAILFQAGIAKELEWKNIDGFLVPFENGAPAKLVPGRTWVHILPTSGISKSVTYTP, from the coding sequence ATGAAGGGGAAAATGAGGGGATGGCTTTTAGGGATGGCCATTTTGTTGCTGTTGCTGTCTGCGTGTTCAAAGGATGAAAAGGTGGGTGCGGAGGAGAAAAATCCAGAGCCTTCAGAAAGTGATGAAGTTGAAGAAGTAGTAGAGGAAACCGATGAAGAGGATGATATGAATGGATTGCTCCGTTTTCAATCTCCATTCACCGGGGTGTTAACAGAGGAAGAAAATTGGGCGAGACCCGTCCTTGCAACCATCAACAACCATCCGGCTGCAAGGCCCCAATCGGGAATCAGCGAGGCGGATGTCGTATATGAATTTCTTGCTGAAGGAAATATGACCCGCTTCTTGGCATTATTCCAAAGTGAACTGCCGGAAACGGTAGGGCCAATCCGAAGTGCACGTGATTATTTCGTCTATTTGGCGAAAGGAATGGACGCATTTTACGTGGCACATGGTTACAGTCCGGATGCACAAAAACTTTTAGCTAGTCGTTATGTCGATCATGTGAATGGCATGCAGTATGACGGGACTTTATTCAAAAGATCATCGGACAGAAAAGCACCACATAATTCCTATATTAGCGGAGAGAATATCCAATCAGCTATGGAAAAAACAAATTCATCTACAGAAATTGACAAGGTTCCAGAGTTTTCCTTCCATGATTCAGTCGAGGATGCAAGAGTTGGGGATATTGCAACAATGATTGACATTCGTTTCAGTTCGGATAAAAATTTCATATCTACATTCTCATATGATCCGGAAAATGCAACGTATGACCGGATGGTAAATGGCATCAAAACAATTGATAAATTGAATGACACGCCAGTTGGAGTTTCCAATGTGCTCGTTCTTGAAGCAGCTCATCGCACAATCGATAGCGTAGGCAGACTGGCAATCGATATTGAAAGTGGCGGAAAAGCTATTCTGTTCCAGGCGGGTATTGCCAAAGAATTGGAATGGAAGAATATCGATGGTTTTTTAGTACCTTTCGAAAATGGTGCCCCAGCTAAATTAGTCCCTGGAAGAACGTGGGTTCACATTCTTCCAACTTCAGGAATATCAAAATCGGTCACTTATACTCCTTGA
- a CDS encoding YerC/YecD family TrpR-related protein: protein MQINKIRSEQTDKLFKAILELKDLEECYMFFDDLSTMSELQSMAQRLEVAHALKQKKTYDRIQNETGASTATISRVRRCVDYGSGGYNTVLNRLYPELVENSEKK from the coding sequence ATGCAAATAAATAAAATCCGAAGCGAGCAGACGGACAAGTTATTCAAAGCCATATTGGAACTGAAGGACCTCGAAGAATGCTATATGTTTTTTGATGATCTCTCCACAATGAGTGAATTGCAATCGATGGCTCAGCGGTTGGAAGTGGCACATGCGTTGAAACAGAAAAAGACATACGATCGAATCCAAAACGAAACCGGAGCAAGTACAGCGACAATTTCACGTGTCAGACGTTGTGTTGACTACGGTTCGGGGGGCTACAACACCGTGTTGAATCGTCTCTACCCGGAGCTCGTCGAAAATAGCGAGAAGAAGTGA
- a CDS encoding spore germination protein gives MTEKKATPSLFNELSQEFEPSEDIVQTELQIKGQSAFLFYLKTVSDGDKLQQTIIRPFFEMSSEEDFQSYVQSLPIKESMPDKDDLLTKLTAGYVLIAVSDNMFFLDFRFVKYDEVQTTVIEPTIHGPQLALSEDIETTMNIISQRYNNASLKIESMKLKDIANRKIALLYDVNRVDEEVLQRVKKRLEEFDSILFQSAADLQHFLNKGKFNLIPTTIVTERPDRIIYNLVAGKVIIAIDGSPNVIVAPVVFFDFMISMEDSYHVFGISLYMNLLRYLGLFICLLLPSLYIAMTSYSPDILRVELALTVAGGRIGVPYPSFVEVLFMLFFLELLIEASMRLPKSISGTATTVGGLILGSAATEAALTSTIMIIITSAVAISTFVIPLTEMSFAIRVSRVILLIYTALFGMVGLLVGFIGMIMIVVNKNSFGVPFLKITWQGWKQELKVENK, from the coding sequence ATGACTGAAAAAAAGGCAACACCTTCTTTGTTCAACGAACTCTCACAAGAATTTGAGCCATCTGAAGATATCGTTCAAACAGAACTACAGATAAAAGGTCAATCGGCATTTCTTTTCTATTTAAAAACAGTCTCCGATGGAGATAAATTACAACAGACAATCATTAGACCCTTTTTCGAGATGAGTTCGGAGGAAGACTTTCAATCATATGTTCAATCATTGCCAATTAAAGAATCAATGCCTGATAAAGATGATTTACTCACCAAACTGACAGCTGGATATGTACTAATAGCGGTATCTGACAATATGTTTTTTTTGGATTTCCGCTTTGTCAAATACGATGAGGTCCAAACAACAGTCATTGAACCTACGATTCACGGCCCTCAACTTGCATTGAGCGAGGATATTGAAACAACTATGAATATTATCTCGCAACGCTATAATAATGCTTCTTTAAAAATCGAATCCATGAAATTGAAAGATATTGCAAATCGTAAAATCGCTTTGCTTTATGATGTCAATCGTGTCGACGAAGAAGTTCTTCAGAGAGTCAAAAAAAGACTTGAAGAATTCGATTCAATTTTATTTCAATCGGCAGCTGATCTACAGCATTTCCTAAATAAAGGGAAGTTTAACCTTATTCCTACGACGATTGTAACCGAACGTCCCGATCGCATCATCTATAATTTAGTTGCCGGAAAAGTTATCATTGCAATCGATGGAAGTCCCAATGTCATTGTCGCGCCAGTTGTCTTTTTTGACTTCATGATATCTATGGAGGATAGCTATCACGTCTTTGGCATTTCATTATATATGAATTTATTAAGGTATTTAGGTTTATTTATATGTCTTTTGCTACCAAGCCTATATATAGCGATGACATCATACTCCCCTGATATTTTAAGGGTAGAACTGGCGCTGACTGTAGCGGGGGGCAGAATCGGTGTTCCTTATCCTTCATTCGTTGAGGTATTGTTTATGTTGTTTTTCCTAGAGCTTTTAATCGAAGCAAGCATGCGTTTACCAAAGTCGATTAGTGGAACGGCGACCACTGTTGGAGGCTTGATATTAGGGTCAGCCGCAACAGAAGCAGCCCTCACTTCAACAATTATGATCATTATTACATCTGCAGTTGCAATTTCAACGTTTGTCATCCCACTCACAGAAATGAGTTTTGCAATACGGGTAAGTCGAGTCATTTTGTTAATTTACACAGCATTATTTGGTATGGTCGGGTTATTGGTAGGCTTCATAGGAATGATAATGATAGTGGTGAACAAAAATAGTTTTGGAGTTCCTTTTTTAAAGATTACATGGCAGGGTTGGAAACAGGAACTAAAGGTGGAAAATAAATGA
- a CDS encoding Ger(x)C family spore germination protein, with the protein MSRSKKMSQTFFFLLLTLSLLFQAGCAFKDIDKRILVVGIGIDPSDKVKNGFQVTLKLAQPIGSIKQQETPVYAYLTHDSESVAEAIHDMRAQVDKVLEFGHNKVIIINEKLLSQDLETFMDYFTRRGDIQMISYVGVAEESAKDIISFEPITEAPASVSLHNFFGYNGTDSPYVITNFLFRFRREVLSQGIHTVLPLVEVDKENHTFIINKSVVLKDKEEPVRLTMMETKYLNSLLYHASGFSYKVKENGWLFILNIDEVKMKYKIVLDEGAPRIDMKITKVGIIGESNKRLSIEELEKYDEIAAEDIKKEVLELLTKLQENKVDPFGFGLRYRATRLSRDGLMEEWNRIYPEIEFNVMVDVKLKGVGAVE; encoded by the coding sequence ATGTCCCGAAGTAAAAAAATGAGTCAAACATTTTTCTTCCTTCTATTGACCCTAAGCCTCCTTTTCCAAGCCGGTTGTGCATTTAAGGATATCGACAAAAGGATCTTGGTAGTCGGTATAGGCATTGACCCTTCCGACAAGGTGAAAAACGGGTTCCAAGTAACATTAAAGCTTGCTCAACCAATCGGGTCTATCAAACAACAGGAAACTCCAGTTTATGCGTATCTTACACATGATTCCGAGTCGGTTGCCGAGGCGATCCATGATATGAGAGCCCAAGTCGATAAAGTTTTAGAGTTCGGACATAACAAAGTCATTATTATTAACGAAAAGTTACTTTCACAAGACTTGGAAACATTTATGGATTATTTCACAAGGCGAGGAGATATCCAAATGATTTCCTATGTCGGTGTTGCTGAGGAATCAGCGAAAGACATTATTTCCTTTGAGCCTATTACCGAAGCACCCGCGTCCGTCTCATTACATAACTTCTTCGGTTACAACGGCACCGACAGTCCGTACGTAATAACTAATTTTCTTTTTAGATTCAGACGTGAAGTACTTAGCCAAGGCATCCACACAGTTTTACCCCTCGTAGAAGTAGATAAAGAGAATCACACCTTCATTATCAATAAGTCAGTCGTCCTAAAAGATAAGGAAGAACCGGTCAGATTGACAATGATGGAAACGAAGTATTTAAATTCCTTACTTTACCATGCAAGCGGTTTTAGTTACAAAGTTAAGGAAAATGGTTGGCTTTTCATATTAAACATTGATGAAGTGAAGATGAAATATAAAATCGTCTTGGATGAAGGCGCACCAAGGATTGATATGAAGATAACCAAGGTTGGTATAATCGGTGAGTCGAATAAGCGTTTGAGTATTGAAGAACTAGAGAAGTACGACGAAATAGCGGCTGAGGATATTAAAAAAGAGGTGCTGGAATTACTGACAAAGCTGCAGGAAAACAAAGTCGATCCATTTGGATTCGGCTTACGTTATCGCGCTACAAGGTTGTCACGTGATGGATTAATGGAGGAATGGAATCGGATATATCCGGAAATTGAATTTAATGTCATGGTGGATGTTAAATTGAAGGGTGTCGGTGCGGTTGAATAA
- the purD gene encoding phosphoribosylamine--glycine ligase translates to MKVLVIGSGGREHAIARQFNNSPSVAKVYVAPGNDGMKNDAECVAISAADFEALASFAEEQQIDLTFVGPEQPLSEGIVDYFTTRGLRIFGPTKAAAQIEGSKSFAKALMKKYEIPTAAYETFTDAEAAKAYIRKQGAPIVVKADGLAAGKGVIVATTEEEAIEAVEDMIGNQKFGESSSKVVIEEFLDGEEFSYMSFVHNGQIYPMPIAQDHKRAFDGDEGPNTGGMGAYSPVPQIPDHVVEEALEKVVIPTVRAMDEEGTPFTGILYAGLILTQGGPKVIEFNARFGDPETQVVLPRMASDFGDFMTALMDERQFDLKWHDDAILGVVVASDGYPGDVINGAELPDLKKLEGLEIFHAGTKLQDGHFIGNGGRVLLVTSKAETLKEAQSKVYEGLNQLEWNGFFYRTDIGWRTFS, encoded by the coding sequence ATGAAAGTACTTGTCATTGGCAGTGGGGGCCGTGAGCATGCGATAGCTCGCCAATTCAATAATTCACCGTCCGTGGCTAAAGTGTATGTCGCTCCAGGCAATGACGGCATGAAAAACGATGCTGAATGTGTAGCCATTTCTGCAGCTGATTTTGAGGCACTTGCATCTTTCGCCGAAGAGCAACAGATTGACCTCACATTTGTTGGACCCGAACAACCCTTATCGGAAGGAATCGTTGATTATTTCACTACGAGGGGGTTGAGGATTTTCGGTCCAACAAAGGCGGCAGCTCAAATTGAAGGCAGCAAGTCCTTTGCAAAGGCGCTCATGAAAAAGTATGAGATCCCAACGGCCGCATATGAAACATTCACCGATGCCGAGGCGGCTAAAGCCTATATTCGAAAGCAAGGTGCACCGATTGTCGTGAAAGCGGATGGACTTGCAGCGGGTAAAGGGGTTATTGTCGCGACAACTGAGGAAGAAGCGATTGAAGCTGTTGAAGATATGATTGGCAATCAAAAATTCGGAGAGTCCTCTTCGAAAGTTGTCATAGAAGAATTCCTCGATGGAGAAGAATTCTCTTACATGTCATTCGTCCATAATGGCCAAATTTACCCAATGCCGATTGCGCAAGACCATAAACGAGCCTTTGATGGTGATGAAGGGCCAAATACTGGTGGAATGGGGGCATATTCTCCAGTTCCGCAAATTCCTGATCATGTCGTTGAAGAAGCACTTGAAAAAGTCGTCATTCCGACTGTTCGCGCGATGGATGAAGAAGGTACGCCTTTTACAGGAATCCTTTACGCTGGGCTTATCCTTACGCAGGGTGGTCCAAAAGTTATTGAATTTAATGCACGGTTCGGTGATCCGGAAACGCAAGTCGTCCTTCCGCGAATGGCTTCCGACTTCGGTGATTTCATGACTGCACTAATGGATGAAAGACAATTCGATTTAAAGTGGCATGACGATGCAATCTTAGGTGTTGTCGTAGCATCTGACGGTTATCCGGGCGATGTCATAAATGGCGCTGAATTACCGGATTTAAAGAAGCTTGAAGGACTGGAAATCTTCCATGCGGGAACGAAATTACAAGACGGTCACTTCATCGGCAACGGCGGTCGTGTTCTCCTTGTAACTTCAAAAGCCGAAACATTAAAAGAAGCACAGTCAAAAGTGTACGAAGGGCTAAATCAGCTTGAATGGAACGGGTTTTTCTATCGGACGGATATTGGTTGGAGGACATTCAGCTAA
- a CDS encoding heptaprenylglyceryl phosphate synthase, which yields MDYKQWRHAFKLDPAKTLTEDVLERLAESGTDGIIVGGTDGVTLENVLDLLARIRRFSVPVALEVSTVESVTPGFDYYFIPTVLNSTKTEWINGIHHAALKEYGHMMNWDEIITEGYCILNTDCKAAKLTGVEEAPDEEDVIAYARMAEHLFNLPVFYIEYSGTYGDKEIVKAAARVLKNTQLFYGGGIRNAEQAKEMASIAQTIIVGNIIYEDLKAALSTVEAVKSVIIH from the coding sequence ATGGATTATAAACAATGGCGCCACGCCTTTAAATTGGACCCAGCTAAAACTTTAACGGAAGATGTACTTGAAAGACTTGCCGAATCGGGAACGGACGGTATTATCGTAGGTGGTACGGACGGTGTCACACTCGAAAACGTCCTTGATTTATTGGCACGTATTCGAAGATTTTCCGTTCCAGTCGCCCTTGAAGTATCGACCGTCGAATCGGTCACGCCGGGATTCGACTATTATTTCATCCCGACCGTATTGAATTCCACAAAAACGGAATGGATCAACGGAATCCACCACGCTGCCTTAAAGGAATACGGCCATATGATGAACTGGGATGAAATAATTACTGAAGGCTATTGCATCCTTAACACAGATTGCAAAGCAGCAAAACTTACCGGAGTGGAGGAAGCACCAGATGAAGAAGATGTCATCGCATACGCCCGTATGGCAGAACACCTCTTCAACCTACCGGTCTTCTATATCGAATATAGTGGAACATACGGAGACAAAGAAATCGTAAAAGCTGCCGCACGTGTCCTGAAAAACACACAACTATTCTACGGCGGAGGCATCCGAAACGCAGAACAAGCCAAAGAAATGGCCTCCATCGCCCAAACAATCATAGTAGGCAACATCATCTACGAAGACTTAAAAGCAGCCCTATCAACAGTAGAAGCTGTAAAATCAGTAATCATTCATTAA
- a CDS encoding adenine deaminase C-terminal domain-containing protein → MWSQHEVQQQLGIINGKKAPDLIIKNATYLHSIFKKWMEGNIWISGDRIVYVGSRMPAMSEGTEIVDAAGKKVVPGYIEPHVHPFQLYNPETFAEYAGRLGTTTFLSDNLTFFMLLGNEKAFKVIEQLHKLPFSFYWWARFDSQTVLQNEREMFNLDAISEWLKRDDVLMGGELTGWPRLMNGDPDITASVIAAKKAGKKIEGHFPGSSERTLAKMKLLGVDGDHESMTVEEVEARLLHGFAVTLRHSSIRPDLPDLLRGIIEKGHDIFDHLMMTTDGSTPSFHTDGVMDKCIQVALDAGFNPVDAYLMASYNVARYYDVADLHGVIATGRYATLNFLEDEYNPVPTDVLSKGKWLLRNNEPTEPFKKVDWSTVPDFNLDFDLDEKDFEFKHSVGIEMVNDVITKPYEVTIDLSVDKLSGEHDESFLMLIDRNGKWRVNTVIKGFADHVQGFATSYSNTGDIILVGKDKQEMLHAFHEMKKMQGGMVLHENGSVAASIPLPIGGGLSAENVEVLIEQELKLKKALSERGYTHGDAVYTFLFLQSTHLPYVRATQKGLYNVMKNEVIIPSLER, encoded by the coding sequence ATGTGGAGTCAACATGAGGTTCAACAGCAACTTGGGATTATAAACGGTAAAAAAGCACCCGATCTAATTATTAAAAATGCGACGTACCTTCATTCGATATTCAAGAAGTGGATGGAAGGGAATATATGGATTTCTGGCGACCGGATTGTTTATGTAGGCAGCAGGATGCCAGCAATGTCAGAAGGGACTGAAATCGTGGACGCTGCGGGTAAAAAAGTCGTCCCTGGCTATATCGAACCACATGTCCATCCTTTCCAGCTATATAATCCGGAAACATTTGCAGAGTATGCGGGCCGACTTGGGACGACGACGTTCCTATCGGATAATCTGACGTTTTTCATGCTCTTAGGGAATGAAAAGGCTTTCAAAGTGATCGAACAACTGCACAAGCTGCCATTCTCGTTCTATTGGTGGGCAAGATTTGATTCACAAACGGTTTTGCAAAATGAAAGAGAAATGTTCAACCTTGATGCGATTTCAGAATGGTTGAAACGCGATGATGTCCTGATGGGCGGGGAATTGACTGGGTGGCCACGTCTCATGAATGGAGATCCGGATATTACGGCATCCGTCATTGCTGCAAAAAAGGCGGGTAAAAAAATCGAAGGACACTTCCCTGGCTCTTCCGAAAGAACGCTTGCGAAAATGAAATTGTTAGGTGTCGATGGCGATCACGAATCGATGACAGTTGAGGAAGTGGAAGCGCGCCTACTTCATGGGTTTGCAGTGACACTCCGCCATTCATCGATTCGACCGGATTTGCCAGATTTATTAAGAGGAATCATTGAAAAAGGGCATGATATTTTCGATCATTTGATGATGACAACGGATGGCTCCACGCCTTCATTCCATACGGATGGCGTCATGGATAAATGCATTCAAGTCGCGCTCGATGCAGGCTTTAACCCAGTAGATGCCTATTTAATGGCCTCCTATAATGTCGCACGTTATTATGATGTCGCCGATTTGCATGGTGTAATTGCAACTGGTAGATACGCGACGCTTAACTTCCTTGAGGATGAATATAATCCTGTTCCGACGGATGTCCTATCGAAAGGCAAGTGGCTGCTACGGAACAACGAACCAACAGAACCGTTCAAGAAAGTGGATTGGTCGACTGTTCCTGATTTCAATCTTGACTTTGACTTGGATGAAAAGGATTTCGAATTTAAACATTCAGTGGGGATTGAAATGGTGAATGATGTCATAACAAAACCATATGAGGTGACAATTGACCTCTCAGTGGACAAGTTGTCTGGCGAACATGACGAAAGCTTCCTTATGCTCATCGATCGGAATGGAAAATGGCGAGTTAATACGGTCATTAAAGGATTTGCCGATCATGTGCAAGGCTTTGCGACCTCTTATTCCAATACAGGAGATATCATCTTGGTAGGAAAAGATAAGCAAGAAATGCTCCATGCATTCCATGAAATGAAAAAAATGCAGGGTGGGATGGTGTTGCATGAAAATGGAAGTGTAGCAGCATCAATACCACTTCCAATCGGTGGAGGATTGTCAGCAGAAAATGTCGAAGTATTGATTGAACAGGAACTGAAATTGAAAAAAGCACTCTCGGAACGGGGATATACACATGGGGATGCGGTATATACATTCCTATTCCTACAATCTACACATTTGCCATACGTACGTGCAACCCAAAAAGGGCTTTATAATGTCATGAAGAACGAAGTAATCATTCCATCTTTGGAAAGATAG
- a CDS encoding GerAB/ArcD/ProY family transporter: MSRFLFYLILINLLTNMVSTTPRTFILDNTQGVLNSLFLAIAVGMIFTYFLISLFSHFPGMTLPEILNSCMPKWISTPIILFLSISWYGAGLITLITYVFIIIRFLTPEMSIYLIVLSFAAIITYGVFMQTKSILFTSEILVVLVVPLILFVQLKGYLDKDFDWDYVRIAIMHINHLPSYRSFTTALYVTIGIANLIVFNRYFTDLRKPSRKAMALLTLICFFIIMTTYLLPIGLSGFEALENVPYPWIMTSDSMRMKFGLIERVVFIFIGAFLAISVLSIIIHWHVSMHLFESIFNFNRLKWKSFKLKLPIYALVFWVIAMIATKMFTGETLFKSAYYFDMYLLPAILVILIGCLLYAKRRAKSCPEVKK; encoded by the coding sequence ATGAGCCGTTTCTTATTTTACTTGATACTTATCAATCTCCTGACCAATATGGTATCTACAACTCCAAGAACATTCATTTTAGATAATACACAGGGAGTATTGAATTCGTTGTTTCTTGCGATTGCCGTCGGTATGATCTTTACGTATTTTCTTATTTCCTTGTTCAGCCATTTCCCGGGTATGACTCTTCCCGAAATTCTCAATAGTTGCATGCCGAAATGGATTTCAACACCAATTATTCTTTTCCTTTCTATATCTTGGTATGGAGCCGGACTTATCACCCTTATCACGTATGTTTTTATCATCATCCGTTTTTTGACGCCTGAAATGTCTATTTACTTAATCGTTCTTTCCTTTGCAGCTATAATCACATACGGGGTCTTCATGCAAACTAAAAGTATTTTATTTACTTCTGAAATACTTGTTGTTTTAGTAGTGCCTTTGATTCTGTTTGTACAACTGAAAGGGTATCTTGATAAGGATTTTGATTGGGATTATGTACGGATAGCCATTATGCATATTAACCACTTACCTAGTTACCGCTCTTTTACGACAGCCCTTTATGTTACTATCGGCATTGCAAATTTAATTGTTTTTAATCGTTATTTTACAGATTTGAGAAAGCCTTCTCGTAAAGCGATGGCACTTTTAACGCTCATCTGTTTTTTCATCATCATGACAACCTATTTACTTCCAATCGGCCTAAGTGGATTTGAAGCACTTGAAAATGTACCCTACCCTTGGATTATGACAAGTGATTCGATGAGGATGAAATTCGGGCTCATTGAACGGGTTGTTTTTATATTCATAGGCGCCTTCCTAGCCATCTCGGTCTTGAGCATCATAATACATTGGCATGTATCCATGCATTTGTTTGAAAGTATCTTTAACTTTAATAGGCTAAAGTGGAAATCATTTAAATTGAAACTTCCTATTTATGCTCTTGTTTTCTGGGTAATCGCAATGATCGCTACAAAAATGTTTACAGGAGAGACGCTGTTCAAGTCAGCATATTATTTTGACATGTATCTATTACCTGCCATTTTAGTTATCCTGATTGGATGTTTACTTTATGCAAAAAGGAGGGCTAAATCATGTCCCGAAGTAAAAAAATGA